ACAGCTGATGGCCAGGGAATTTGCATCCGGTCGACGACTGACTGCGCCAAGTCAGCGTCGTCATCGAAACTTACTCCCACTACCTCGAAGCCATTTTCGTGCCAGCGCACGTACTGCTCCTTGAGTTCAGGCATTTTCTTTAGACATGGCGCACATGTACTGGCCCATAAATCCAGAAGCACGACTTTCCCGAGGAGTTCGCGCGAGTCAATCCGCTTGTTAGACACATACAACGAAAATGCAAACGGTTTTCCAACTTCAGGGAGAGGAAGCTCGTCCGTTCCTTGAGCTTGCGGCCGATTCCTAGCCGTCTTCGCCATGCCATTTAGGTCGTCGTGCGTCACAACCTCGACACCCAATAGCTTCACCTTTCCGGGTGCAAGCCCCGTGTGATCGAGTCGAAATTCCTCAGTAATGAACTTCTCATACGCGCCAGTGACGCGACCGCCCAAGGTAAAACGTCGCTCGTCTTCATCAAAAGCCACAACCCGCGCGCCGAGGACATCATGCGAACGATTGATGGTTATTACGAGGTTCGTTGGGTCGCCCTGTTCGATTGCCACTTGAATGTCGTTATCCGCCCTACCTAGCCACCCACGAGCCGAAGTTCTCTCCTGCGGCCGTAGTATCCAGCGAAAACCCGGCTGGTTAGGCCACGCCTTTCGCTGGTCAATTGTCTCCTCGCGAATCAGAAATTCATCGCCACGATCCTTCTCGGTCATGGCAGTCAACTTGATTTGCAAAACATGTTGGTCCAATGCCTCGCCTTCGATCCATCGATCGCCCAGTTCGAGTACGGAATGTCGCGGCAAGGTCTTCGTTTTCACGATTTGAGAGAAGGAACGAAAAGTCCGATCGGAAACGGGATGCGTTTTGCGATCCCAAGCGCGAAATACTTTCACAACCTCTTCCGCTGTTAACGGCGAGATCTCTTCACTTTGCGAAGCGGGAAGGTCGACGTTCTTTGAATACTTCGCCAGCTTTTTATTCAAATCATCAACGGCTTGGTCCAATGGCGTTTCGGTCTTGGGGCCGATCGCAAATTTTCCGTAGAGCTCTTCGTCTGTAGGTTGAACCGCATCGCCGGGCTCACAGCCAAAGGTATTCGACGCCAACTCGACATTCAGA
Above is a window of Pirellulales bacterium DNA encoding:
- a CDS encoding TlpA disulfide reductase family protein; amino-acid sequence: VFADGTNPSVRTPDPEAPGERGKSYGKQARVILKECVMRSMQPFARYLLVIELITTSIGIPYVLNVELASNTFGCEPGDAVQPTDEELYGKFAIGPKTETPLDQAVDDLNKKLAKYSKNVDLPASQSEEISPLTAEEVVKVFRAWDRKTHPVSDRTFRSFSQIVKTKTLPRHSVLELGDRWIEGEALDQHVLQIKLTAMTEKDRGDEFLIREETIDQRKAWPNQPGFRWILRPQERTSARGWLGRADNDIQVAIEQGDPTNLVITINRSHDVLGARVVAFDEDERRFTLGGRVTGAYEKFITEEFRLDHTGLAPGKVKLLGVEVVTHDDLNGMAKTARNRPQAQGTDELPLPEVGKPFAFSLYVSNKRIDSRELLGKVVLLDLWASTCAPCLKKMPELKEQYVRWHENGFEVVGVSFDDDADLAQSVVDRMQIPWPSAVVPRGSTARKLWASGGRITRLPTMLLVDRKGILRFELFSDSGNLEDKIAALLREQ